Sequence from the Nitrospirota bacterium genome:
TTGATAAAAGGAATGCACAGGAGGTAGAGTAATGAAGCCATTAGTAGCAATCGTTATGGGCAGCGATTCTGATCTCCCCGTCATGGAGGAGGCTGCAAAGACCCTTGATGAATTTGGTGTACCTTATGAAATGACAATAAGCTCTGCACACAGATCACCCAAAAGGACATCTGATTTTGCAAAAGATGTGGAGAGTAGAGGGCTTCGTGTCATAATCGCAGGGGCTGGTGGTGCAGCACATTTAGCAGGCGTTATTGCATCTGAGACCACTCTACCTGTGATAGGTGTTCCTATTGATGCCTCACCACTGAAAGGAATGGATAGCCTTTTTTCAACCGTCCAGATGCCTCCAGGCGTTCCTGTTGCTACTGTCGGGATAAATAACGCAAGGAACGCA
This genomic interval carries:
- the purE gene encoding 5-(carboxyamino)imidazole ribonucleotide mutase is translated as MKPLVAIVMGSDSDLPVMEEAAKTLDEFGVPYEMTISSAHRSPKRTSDFAKDVESRGLRVIIAGAGGAAHLAGVIASETTLPVIGVPIDASPLKGMDSLFSTVQMPPGVPVATVGINNARNAAILAVQILAVSNKELRDKLNAFKAKLEKSVEEKAKKLTKKIS